A single region of the Brachypodium distachyon strain Bd21 chromosome 3, Brachypodium_distachyon_v3.0, whole genome shotgun sequence genome encodes:
- the LOC100825949 gene encoding cyclin-dependent kinase B2-1 — MATLQHQKQGAAGAAAPMTTTGGGGLRAMDLYEKLEKVGEGTYGKVYKAREKATGRIVALKKTRLPEDDEGVPPTALREVSLLRMLSQDPHVVRLLDLKQGQNKEGQTILYLVFEYMDTDLKKFIRGHRQNHEKIPAHTVKILMYQLCKGVAFCHGRGVLHRDLKPHNLLMDRKTMALKIADLGLSRAFTVPLKKYTHEILTLWYRAPEVLLGATHYSTPVDMWSVGCIFAELITTQALFPGDSEVQQLLHIFKLLGTPNEVVWPGVGQLPNWHEYPQWNVSKLSSVIPGLDADGLDLLEKMLQYEPAKRISAKKAMEHPYFNDVNKELY, encoded by the exons ATGGCGACGCTCCAGCACCAGAAgcagggggcggcgggggcggcggcgccgatgacgacgacgggcggcggcgggcttcgTGCCATGGACCTGTACGAGAAGCTAGAGAAGGTCGGGGAAGGCACGTACGGGAAGGTGTACAAGGCCCGGGAGAAGGCCACCGGCCGGATCGTGGCGCTCAAGAAGACCCGCCTcccggaggacgacgagggCGTGCCCCCCACGGCGCTCAGGGAGGTCTCCCTGCTGCGGATGCTGTCGCAGGACCCGCACGTCGTGCGCCTGCTCGACCTCAAGCAGGGCCAGAACAAGGAGGGCCAGACCATCCTCTACCTCGTCTTCGAGTACATGGACACCGACCTCAAGAAGTTCATCCGCGGCCACCGCCAGAACCACGAGAAGATCCCCGCCCACACCGTCAAG ATCCTGATGTACCAGCTCTGCAAGGGCGTGGCTTTCTGCCATGGACGTGGCGTCCTGCACCGTGACCTCAAGCCGCACAACCTGCTCATGGACCGCAAGACCATGGCGCTGAAGATCGCTGACCTTGGGCTCAGCCGTGCCTTCACGGTTCCTCTCAAGAAGTACACCCACGAG ATCCTGACTCTGTGGTACAGGGCTCCTGAGGTTCTTCTCGGCGCCACACACTACTCCACGCCGGTTGACATGTGGTCCGTGGGCTGCATATTTG CTGAATTGATCACTACCCAAGCACTTTTCCCTGGAGATTCTGAGGTGCAGCAGCTTCTGCACATTTTCAA GTTGCTAGGCACCCCAAATGAGGTTGTCTGGCCAGGAGTAGGCCAGCTGCCCAACTGGCATGAGTACCCCCAGTGGAATGTCTCCAAGTTGTCTTCTGTGATTCCTGGTTTGGACGCCGATGGCCTTGATCTGCTTGAG AAAATGTTGCAGTACGAGCCGGCAAAGCGAATCTCTGCTAAGAAGGCCATGGAGCACCCGTACTTCAATGATGTGAACAAGGAGCTCTACTGA
- the LOC100840022 gene encoding psbP domain-containing protein 3, chloroplastic yields the protein MARLGPAHVFYSRWAGPYCQNVSKWPTSKTNSHGPTSLARGHGPWVSKIRGGRSNVRRKFPDDDTTAGHRTKLLSKISSPSKATSAAAAQSHSLAMAAVTTASSAICPGFSSNPRRGHAKPRRSTAWACHCRRSPALREQQPTAAVAGTAEEGLRRRDALLGVVFSAGTATLLASPAGALAEAAAEVQEGFSEYQDEANKFSIVVPQGWQMGAGEGSGFKNVTAFFPDKAADSSVSVVITGIGPDFTSLKSFGDVDAFAENLVTGLDRSWQRPAGVTAKLIDSRASNGMYYIEYTLQNPGDKRRHIVSAIGMAFNGWYNRLYTVTGQYIEDDEESVKFKPQIEKSVKSFKFT from the exons ATGGCCCGGCTCGGCCCGGCCCACGTGTTTTACAGCCGTTGGGCTGGGCCGTACTGCCAAAACGTGTCCAAATGGCCCACGTCGAAGACGAACTCTCACGGGCCGACGTCCTTGGCGCGCGGCCATGGCCCATGGGTAAGTAAGATACGAGGGGGCCGAAGCAATGTGCGGCGGAAGTTCCCGGACGACGACACGACGGCCGGCCACCGTACAAAGCTTCTCAGCAAAATATCCTCCCCCTCGAAAGCCACcagcgcagcagcagcgcagAGCCATTCGCTCGCCATGGCTGCCGTgaccaccgcctcctccgccatcTGCCCCGGCTTCAGCAGCAACCCCCGCCGAGGCCACGCGAAGCCGCGGAGATCCACGGCCTGGGCCTGCCATTGCCGCCGCTCCCCTGCCCTGCGCGAGCAACAACCTACGGCGGCCGTTGCcgggacggcggaggaggggctCAGGCGGAGGGATGCCCTGCTCGGCGTCGTCTTCTCGGCCGGCACGGCGACGCTGCTCGCTAGTCCCGCCGGTGCTCTCGCCGAGGCCGCTGCCG AGGTGCAGGAGGGGTTCAGCGAGTACCAGGACGAGGCCAACAAGTTCAGCATCGTGGTTCCGCAAGGATGGCAGATGGGCGCTGGTGAGGGCAGCGGCTTCAAGAACGTCACGGCGTTCTTCCCGGACAAGGCCGCCGACTCGAGCG TTAGCGTGGTCATCACCGGGATCGGGCCGGACTTCACCAGCCTCAAGTCCTTCGGCGACGTCGACGCCTTCGCCGAGAACCTG GTGACCGGGCTGGACAGGAGCTGGCAGCGGCCTGCGGGGGTCACCGCGAAGCTCATCGACTCCAGGGCGTCCAACGGCATGTACTACATCGAGTACACACTGCAGAACCCCGGCGATAAGCGCCGGCACATCGTCTCCGCCATCGGCATGGCGTTCAACGGCTGGTACAACCGGCTCTACACGGTGACAGGGCAG TACATCGAAGATGACGAGGAGTCCGTCAAGTTCAAGCCTCAGATTGAGAAG TCTGTCAAATCATTCAAGTTCACATGA
- the LOC100825635 gene encoding AT-hook motif nuclear-localized protein 10, giving the protein MEVRSEQGLMAGRDLFGIPKSAPAPVPSSAAMQQSVRMAYTADGTPVFAPVSSAVAPPGYQPVAAAPGSNMSTAAGAAGGNGVAALRDMGGPLAKKKRGRPRKYGPDAAVSLALVTVPPGAAGPTVVPQGASGPFSPTAPGSVVPSASPEGGKKRGRPKGSTNKPRVNVPGPVGVGFTPHVITVQAGEDVSAKIMSFSQHGTRAVCVLSANGAISNVTLRQTATSGGTVTYEGRFEILSLSGSFLVTDNGGQRSLTGGLSVSLAGPDGRLLGGGVAGLLIAASPIQIVVGSFNSDGRKEQKPQVMPKLQVSSEPTPLKVVPATGMGPNSPPSRGTLSESSGGTASPRHQGYTATNNNQPPILSSMPWK; this is encoded by the exons ATGGAGGTGAGGTCCGAGCAAGGGCTAATGGCGGGGAGGGATCTGTTCGGGATACCCAAGAGCGCGCCGGCACCGGTGCCGTCGTCCGCAGCCATGCAGCAGAGCGTGCGCATGGCGTACACCGCGGACGGCACCCCTGTGTTCGCCCCGGTGAGCTCCGCGGTCGCGCCGCCGGGTTACCAACCGGTCGCAGCGGCGCCCGGCTCCAACATGTCGaccgccgccggggccgccgGAGGTAATGGCGTGGCTGCGCTACGGGACATGGGGGGACCGTtggcgaagaagaagcgcgGGCGGCCAAGGAAGTACGGGCCCGACGCGGCCGTGTCGCTGGCACTGGTGACTGTGCCGCCGGGTGCAGCAGGGCCGACAGTTGTGCCACAGGGGGCTTCTGGCCCGTTCTCACCCACGGCGCCGGGGAGCGTCGTGCCATCGGCGTCGCCGGAGGGAGGGAAGAAACGTGGCCGGCCTAAGGGGTCTACCAACAAGCCCCGGGTGAATGTTCCTG GACCGGTAGGAGTTGGATTCACACCTCATGTTATTACTGTTCAAGCTGGAGAG GACGTGTCAGCGAAGATTATGTCCTTTTCTCAGCATGGAACTCGGGCAGTTTGTGTTCTCTCAGCAAATGGTGCCATATCAAATGTAACACTTCGCCAAACTGCTACGTCCGGTGGAACCGTAACCTACGAG GGACGGTTTGAGATACTGTCGCTCTCTGGGTCTTTCCTTGTAACGGACAATGGAGGCCAGCGTAGCCTAACTGGGGGGCTCAGTGTTTCATTGGCTGGTCCTGATGGTCGTCTCTTGGGTGGAGGTGTTGCAGGACTTCTTATAGCAGCTTCGCCAATCCAG ATAGTAGTGGGAAGCTTCAATTCTGATGGGAGAAAAGAACAGAAGCCGCAGGTTATGCCGAAGCTGCAGGTTTCTTCTGAACCAACACCCTTGAAGGTCGTTCCAGCCACTGGGATGGGGCCCAACAGCCCACCTTCTAGAGGCACATTGAGTGAATCATCAGGTGGCACTGCaagccctcgacatcaaggcTACACTGCCACCAACAATAACCAGCCGCCGATCTTGTCAAGCATGCCCTGGAAATAA